A portion of the Chiloscyllium punctatum isolate Juve2018m chromosome 5, sChiPun1.3, whole genome shotgun sequence genome contains these proteins:
- the tmem74 gene encoding transmembrane protein 74 — MASVELVYLGEGNSQPCAWKELEWGLHASFPCLSGSAPGTAPYECYSYKHGQQHHPAGKDIKVCCCDQQLETSFTYVDENVNLQRASPTLSDKSYTMQSYHGSSSDIRAIPDGLQELSTESDDDSSSESSDTSVDYGFISALLFLFTGITLVIISYVIPRDVTVNPDSVSAREMENLQKESARIGAHLDRCVIAGLGLLTLGGILLSTLLMISICKGELYRRQRFAAVGRSGKIYGSFSFRLKSPGPNTSIQRFPMDGEDTMTID; from the coding sequence ATGGCTTCCGTGGAATTGGTTTACCTGGGCGAAGGCAACAGTCAACCGTGTGCATGGAAAGAACTGGAGTGGGGATTGCACGCGTCGTTCCCGTGCCTCTCCGGTTCAGCACCAGGGACAGCTCCATACGAGTGCTACAGCTACAAACACGGGCAGCAGCACCACCCGGCCGGCAAGGACATCAAGGTGTGCTGCTGCGACCAGCAACTTGAAACATCTTTCACTTATGTGGACGAAAATGTCAACTTGCAACGTGCAAGTCCGACTCTGTCCGACAAAAGCTACACCATGCAGTCCTACCACGGCTCTTCCAGCGACATCAGAGCTATCCCCGATGGTTTGCAGGAACTCTCGACAGAGTCTGATGATGACAGCTCGTCCGAGAGCTCGGACACATCCGTGGACTATGGCTTTATCAGCGCCCTGCTCTTCCTGTTCACTGGGATCACGCTGGTCATCATATCCTACGTGATCCCCCGCGACGTGACTGTGAATCCAGACAGTGTTTCAGCCCGGGAGATGGAGAACCTTCAAAAGGAGAGCGCCCGGATCGGGGCTCACCTGGACCGGTGTGTCATCGCGGGACTTGGCCTTTTGACCCTGGGGGGAATCCTCCTCTCCACTTTGTTAATGATATCAATTTGCAAAGGTGAACTATATCGAAGGCAGAGGTTCGCAGCTGTGGGAAGATCGGGAAAAATCTATGGGTCTTTTAGCTTTCGCCTGAAATCTCCAGGTCCCAACACTTCCATCCAGCGGTTTCCAATGGATGGAGAGGACACTATGACCATTGATTAA